One segment of Macrotis lagotis isolate mMagLag1 chromosome 1, bilby.v1.9.chrom.fasta, whole genome shotgun sequence DNA contains the following:
- the LOC141510115 gene encoding uncharacterized protein LOC141510115, with product MVGLFHYENRARVFVTPAGPPCLQILLLRTKRKRPLSLWDPSSSPAQSAEDQGLAQAGILERMAPGSHRSPAQLVTFKDVAVVFTPEEWGLLDHPQKELFKEVMLENVQNLLSLGLPVPREDWLSHFEQGEASWMLEREDPRTSCSDGETKLESKETTSKLIVSLEESQQQRCMNDNLGDFNSREIFDSNIKNENKQKSHCEFHKDRKSLKRCSVLIYHKKRTSRNDCSQHCKYRERLSVEPVESHEKSLEMQTFQCNECGMTFSLNSDLIRHQKSHTREMLYTCNEGKKVFSHTSNLIVQQKIQKGKKHRCGECGKSFKQQSSLIHHQKCHTSENLHKCMQCEKTFRRHLSLISHQRVHSREGGKVFSENSAYIEHQRSNTGEKSYPCNQCEKTFRQRSSLAEHKRIHTGEKPYLCNQCGKSFRCNSSLVQHQRIHTGEKPYECKQCGKTFRCNSKLTLHQRIHTGEKPYECNQCGKNFRQSSSLAEHQRIHTGEKPYECNQCEKTFTQSSSLSLHQRIHTGEKPYECNQCGKTFTNTSNLAEHQRIHTGEKPYKCNQCGKSFRWSSSLAEHQRIHTGEKPYKCNQCGKSFRRSSSLAEHQRIHTGEKPFKCSQCEKTFRHSSSLANHQRIHTGEKPYECNQCGKTFTQSSNLALHQKIHTGEKLYECNQCGKTFTNTSKLALHKRVHTGEKPYDCNQCGKTFRCRSSLALHQRIHTGEKPYECNQCEKTFRCSSGLAKHQRIHTGEKPYECNQCGKSFRQSSNLADHKRIHTGEKPHECNQCGKAFRFNSKLIVHQRIHTGEKPHECHECGKAFRDRSALIVHQTIHTGEKPFECNRCGKTFRQQSSLISHRRIHSR from the exons GTTGGACTCTTCCACTATGAGAACAGAGCCAGGGTCTTTGTAACTCCTGCGGGTCCTCCCTGTCTGCAAATCCTCCTGCTCAGGACGAAAAGGAAAAGACCTCTGTCCCTCTGGGATCCTTCTTCCTCCCCAGCTCAGTCTGCAGAGGACCAAGGCCTAGCCCAAGCAGGAATTCTAGAGAGAATGGCCCCTGGGAGCCACAGGTCCCCAGCCCAG TtggtgacattcaaggatgtggctgtggTCTTCACCCCAGAGGAATGGGGCCTCTTGGATCATCCTCAGAAAGAACTGTTCAAGGAGGTCATGCTGGAGAATGTCCAGAACCTGCTCTCCCTGG GACTTCCAGTTCCCAGGGAAGATTGGCTTTCCCATTTTGAGCAAGGGGAAGCATCATGGATGTTGGAGCGAGAAGACCCCAGAACCTCCTGTTCAG aTGGAGAGACCAAGCTTGAATCGAAGGAAACTACTTCAAAGCTGATTGTTTCTTTGGAAGAATCGCAACAGCAAAGATGCATGAATGATAATCTCGGTGACTTCAATTCGAGAGAAATCTTTGACTCTAATATCAAGAAcgagaataaacaaaaaagtcaCTGTGAATTTCATAAAGATAGAAAGAGTCTCAAAAGATGTTCAGTTCTTATTTACCATAAAAAAAGGACCTCAAGGAATGACTGTTCACAGCATTGTAAATATAGGGAAAGACTTTCTGTAGAGCCTGTTGAGTCTCATGAAAAATCTCTTGAAATGCAAACTTTCcaatgtaatgaatgtggtaTGACCTTCAGCTTGAATTCAGATCTAATTAGACATCAGAAAAGTCATACCAGAGAAATGCTTTATACATGTAATGAAGGTAAGAAGGTCTTCAGTCATACTTCAAATCTTATTGTCCAACagaaaattcaaaaaggaaagaaacatagATGTGGTGAATGTGGTAAATCTTTTAAGCAACAGTCATCCCTTATTCACCATCAAAAATGTCATACTAGTGAAAACCTACATAAGTGTATGCAGTGTGAAAAGACCTTTAGACGACATTTATCCCTTATTTCCCATCAAAGAGTTCATAGTAGAGAAGGTGGTAAAGTTTTCAGTGAAAACTCTGCTTATATTGAACACCAGAGAAGTAACActggagagaaatcttatccttgcAACCAATGTGAAAAGACTTTCAGACAGAGGTCCAGTCTTGCTGAACATaagagaatccatactggagagaaaccttatctTTGCAATCAGTGTGGAAAGTCTTTTAGATGTAATTCTAGTCTTGTTCAACaccagagaatccacactggagagaaaccttatgagtgtaagcagtgtggaaagactttcagatgtAACTCTAAACTTACTCTACaccagagaatccacactggagagaaaccttatgaatgtaatcaatgtggaaagaattTCAGACAGAGCTCCAGTCTTgctgaacatcagagaatccacactggggagaaaccttatgaatgtaatcagtgtgaaAAGACTTTCACACAAAGTTCCAGTCTTTCtttacatcagagaatccatactggggagaaaccttatgaatgtaatcaatgtggaaaaactttcacCAACACATCCAATCTTGCTGAACATCAGCGAATCCACAcgggagagaaaccttataaatgtaatcaatgtggaaaaagTTTCAGATGGAGTTCCAGTCTTGCggaacatcagagaatccacacaggggaaaaaccttataaatgtaatcaatgtgggaaAAGTTTCAGACGGAGTTCCAGTCTTGCggaacatcagagaatccacactggagagaaaccatttAAATGTAGTCAATGTGAAAAGACTTTCAGACACAGTTCTAGTCTTGCTaatcatcagagaattcacactggtgagaaaccttatgaatgtaatcaatgtggaaagactttcacacagAGTTCCAATCTTGCTTTACATCAGaaaatccacactggggagaaactttatgaatgtaatcagtgtggaaagactttcacaaacACATCCAAACTTGCTCTCCATAAGAGagtccacactggagagaaaccttatgattgtaatcaatgtggaaagacttttagatGCAGATCCAGTCTTGCTCTACATCAaagaatccatactggagagaaaccttatgaatgtaatcaatgtgaaAAGACTTTTAGATGCAGCTCTGGTCTtgctaaacatcagagaatccacaccggagaaaaaccttatgaatgtaatcagtgtggaaagagtTTCAGGCAGAGCTCCAATCTTGCTGATCAtaagagaatccacactggggaaaaacctcatgaatgtaatcaatgtggaaaggctttcagatTTAACTCCAAACTTATTGTtcaccagagaattcacactggagagaagcctcaTGAATGTCATGAATGTGGTAAGGCTTTTAGGGATCGTTCAGCACTTATTGTACATCAGacaatccacactggagagaaaccttttgaatgcaATCGATGTGGAAAAACCTTCCGGCAACAGTCATCCCTTATTTCCCATCGAAGAATTCATAGTAGATAG